The Phycisphaerae bacterium RAS1 genome includes a region encoding these proteins:
- the kbl gene encoding 2-amino-3-ketobutyrate coenzyme A ligase, which translates to MITTLEKTLAAELHDLRESGQYKQQGELQRPQSPRTKMDGRDIVMLSSNNYLGLADHPKVIEAGKRGVEEFGLGTASVRFICGTMSCHLALEKKICQFLGCEAATTYISCWDANVGLMPTLASTPEDAIFSDALNHASIIDAIRLSKAQRFIYKHRDLAELKRMLETPEAKKARNKLIITDGVFSMEGDIADLPALKELAEKNDAVLVVDESHATGVLGEHGRGTAEHFGVMDHNTIQTSTLGKALGGACGGYVAGPKVVCEYLTQKSRTQLFSNALPPSVCYGSMAAIDVLMAEPQRLAKLRRNVAFFREQVQALGLKTIPGVTPIVPVMVGETATAIRMQRAMFEEGVFVSGFGFPVVPKGEARLRCQISAGHEQADLERAIAAFRKVADKFPEARGTH; encoded by the coding sequence ATGATCACGACGCTCGAAAAAACCCTCGCCGCCGAACTGCACGACCTGCGCGAGAGCGGCCAGTACAAGCAGCAAGGCGAGCTTCAACGCCCGCAGTCGCCGCGGACGAAGATGGACGGCCGCGACATCGTCATGCTCTCGTCCAACAACTACCTGGGCCTGGCCGACCATCCGAAAGTCATCGAAGCCGGCAAGCGCGGCGTGGAGGAATTCGGCCTGGGCACGGCGTCCGTGCGCTTCATCTGCGGCACGATGAGCTGCCACCTCGCGCTCGAAAAGAAGATCTGCCAGTTTCTCGGCTGCGAAGCGGCGACCACTTATATCAGTTGCTGGGACGCCAACGTCGGCCTGATGCCCACGCTCGCCTCGACGCCCGAAGACGCGATCTTCTCCGACGCCCTCAACCACGCCTCGATCATCGACGCCATCCGCCTCAGCAAGGCGCAGCGCTTCATCTACAAGCACCGCGACCTGGCCGAGCTGAAGCGCATGCTCGAAACGCCCGAGGCGAAAAAGGCCCGCAACAAGCTCATCATCACCGACGGCGTCTTCAGCATGGAAGGCGACATCGCCGACCTGCCGGCCCTCAAGGAACTCGCCGAGAAAAACGACGCCGTGCTGGTCGTCGATGAATCGCACGCCACCGGCGTCCTCGGCGAGCACGGTCGCGGCACCGCCGAGCACTTCGGCGTGATGGACCACAACACGATCCAGACCAGCACGCTGGGCAAGGCCCTGGGCGGGGCGTGCGGCGGATACGTGGCCGGGCCGAAGGTCGTGTGCGAGTACCTGACGCAGAAGTCGCGCACGCAACTTTTCTCAAACGCCCTGCCGCCGTCGGTGTGCTACGGCTCCATGGCGGCGATCGACGTGCTGATGGCCGAGCCGCAGCGGCTCGCGAAGCTGCGGCGGAACGTGGCGTTTTTCCGCGAGCAGGTGCAGGCGCTGGGCCTGAAAACGATCCCCGGCGTGACGCCGATCGTGCCGGTGATGGTGGGCGAAACGGCGACGGCGATCCGCATGCAGCGGGCGATGTTTGAAGAGGGCGTTTTCGTGAGCGGCTTCGGCTTTCCGGTGGTGCCCAAGGGCGAGGCCCGCCTCCGCTGCCAGATTTCGGCGGGGCATGAGCAGGCGGATTTGGAACGCGCCATCGCCGCCTTCCGCAAAGTCGCCGACAAGTTCCCCGAGGCACGGGGCACGCACTGA
- a CDS encoding Transposase DDE domain protein encodes MLTLTDDVCSWLLERIPDPPISAKGGRPALDKARVLRGIFWILDNGAKWKDLPRAFGAKSAVHRHFQRWVRDGVFERVLREAGRVVEERDGFRLYECFMDGMFSKAKGGGDGVGLTKAGKGVKIMILVDAQGLPVSIDTMSATPHESRLVQRLFDFMLTSGVPERVIGDKAYDDDGLAAELAQRGTELIAPHRSNRVNITQDGRPLRRYKRRWTVERTIAWIQHFRRLCIRWEKSTKLFRGFLHLACTILLIRQV; translated from the coding sequence ATGTTGACGCTCACGGATGATGTGTGTAGTTGGCTGTTGGAACGGATTCCCGATCCGCCGATCAGTGCCAAGGGCGGTCGGCCTGCGTTGGACAAGGCCAGGGTGCTGCGCGGCATCTTCTGGATTCTGGACAACGGGGCCAAGTGGAAGGACTTGCCTCGGGCGTTCGGGGCCAAGAGCGCCGTGCATCGGCACTTTCAGCGCTGGGTGCGGGACGGCGTCTTTGAACGCGTGCTGCGCGAGGCCGGCCGCGTGGTCGAGGAGCGCGACGGCTTCCGGCTGTACGAGTGTTTCATGGACGGCATGTTCTCGAAAGCCAAGGGCGGCGGCGACGGCGTGGGGCTCACGAAGGCCGGAAAAGGGGTGAAAATCATGATTCTGGTGGATGCCCAGGGGTTGCCGGTGTCGATCGACACGATGTCGGCCACGCCGCACGAGAGCCGACTGGTGCAGCGGCTGTTCGACTTCATGCTGACCAGCGGCGTGCCCGAGCGGGTGATCGGCGACAAAGCGTACGACGACGACGGGCTGGCGGCAGAGCTGGCGCAGCGCGGGACGGAGCTGATCGCGCCGCATCGCTCCAACCGCGTCAACATCACACAGGATGGCCGGCCGCTGCGAAGATACAAGCGTCGCTGGACCGTGGAGCGCACCATTGCCTGGATTCAACACTTCCGCCGCTTGTGCATCCGCTGGGAAAAGTCCACCAAGTTGTTCCGCGGCTTTCTGCACCTGGCATGCACCATTCTGTTGATTCGACAGGTTTAG